In the Pedobacter cryoconitis genome, TAGTTAAATCATCATGTTATTGCTTGCGGTTCATTTCTCATGAAGTGTTGTCGACTATGCATTAATTAGTTTTTTATCTAACATAATTTTAATTCGATGCTGAAAAAAATCATTCAGTTTTCTATACAGAACAAGCTTGTTATTGGACTGTTTACCCTTGCATTAATTGCCTGGGGTATTTATTCCCTTAAACAGCTTCCTATAGATGCAGTACCTGATATTACAAACAATCAGGTGCAAGTTATTACTTTAAGCCCTTCACTGGCCAGCCAGGAAATAGAACGCTTAATATCCTATCCGGTAGAACAGTCCATGTCTACTATTCCTGAAATACAGCAGGTTCGTTCCATATCAAGGTTCGGATTATCCGTAGTGACCATTGTGTTCCACGATGACGTAGATATTTACTGGGCACGTCAACAGGTTAATGAAAAGTTAGCTGAGGCTAAAAATAATATTCCCGGCGGTTTGGGAAACCCTGAGATCTCACCTATATCGACTGGTCTTGGTGAGATATATCAATACGTGATCCATGCCAAGCCGGGATTTGAGAAAAAATATACTGCACTTGAACTTAGAAGCATTCAGGACTGGATTGTAAGAAAGCAACTTTTAGGCACACCCGGCATTGCAGAGGTGAACAGCTTCGGCGGCTTATTAAAACAATATGAAATTGCGCTGGATCCTGATAAGTTAAGAAGCTTTAACTTAAGTATTAATGACGTCTTCACTTCATTAGAACAGAATAATCAAAACACGGGTGGCGCTTATATTGATAAAAAACCTAATGCATACTTCATCCGAAGTGAAGGATTCGTAGGCAGTATCTCTGATATTAACAAGATCGTAGTTAAAAATAGTCCAAGTGGTATACCAGTACTAATCAGGGATATTGCAAACGTCCAGATTGGCAATTCTATTCGTTATGGGGCACTTACCCGTGCTACACCTGAGGCACAAGGAGAAGCGGTTGGTGGTATCGTAATGATGCTTAAAGGCGCCAATGCAAATAACGTAGTAAAACAAGTTAAGCTCAAAATAGAGAGGATCAGCAAAACACTTCCTGAAGGGGTGGTCGTAGAACCATTCCTTGACCGGAGCGCTTTGGTAGATAGAGCAATGGGCACAGTCGCTAAGAACCTGATTGAAGGTGCGTTAATTGTAATCTTTGTATTGGTACTGTTCCTTGGAAACTTCCGGGCCGGACTGGTCGTTGCCTCAGTGATTCCGCTGGCGATGCTGTTTGCCATTTCCATGATGAACCTGTTCGGGGTATCAGGAAACCTAATGAGCCTGGGTGCAATTGACTTTGGTCTGATCGTTGATGGAGCCGTAATTATTGTAGAGGCCACGATGCACCACCTAGGCATGCGTAAAGCAGGCAGAATGACTCAGGAGGAAATGGACAAAGAAGTATATGAATCTGCTGTAAAAATCAGGTCTGCTGCTGCTTTTGGGGAGATCATCATTTTGATCGTTTACCTCCCTATCCTTGCATTGGTAGGTATTGAAGGTAAAATGTTTGGCCCGATGGCCCAAACGGTTTCCTTTGCAATCCTGGGTGCATTTTTACTCTCTATGACGTATGTCCCTATGGTATCTGCATTATTTTTGAGCAAAAACCCAACCCACAAAAGAAACTTTTCTGATCGTATGATGGATTTCTTCCACAAATACTATCACCCAATGATCAAAGGTGCATTAAAACGCAGAATGGCTGTGACGATTACCTCTATCGCATTATTGGTTGTCAGTCTATTCGTCTTTAGCCGAATGGGTGGAGAATTTATCCCAAATCTGGAGGAAGGTGATTTTGCAGTTGAGACCAGATTACTAACAGGAAGTTCCCTATCCCAGACGATTGATAAAGTGAACCAGGCATCAGCCATTCTAGTGAAAAAGTTTCCGGAAGTAAAAGAAGTGGTTGGCAAGATTGGCGCTGCTGAGATTCCTACGGATCCGATGCCGATGGAGGCTTGTGACTTGACCATCATCCTAAAAGACAAAAAGGAATGGACAAGTGCTAAGACCCGCGAAGAACTAACTGAAATGATGAGTGACGCCCTCAAAGAGGTGGCGGGTGTGAGTTTTGGCTTCTCCCAGCCCATTCAGTTACGCTCCAATGAACTTATATCTGGTGTCAGACAGGACATTGGTATTAAAATATTTGGTGATGACTTGACTGCATTAACGGATTTTTCTAAAAAAATCGGGAGCATTGTTTCTTCGGTCGAAGGTGCCAAAGACTTATACCTGGAGCAAGCCGAAGGTCTTCCCCAGATAGTAGTTAAAATAAACAGAGATCGAATTGCACAATACGGATTAAGTGTAGAGACTGTGAACCAGGCTTTAAATGCAGCATTTGCCGGACAATCAGCGGGGCTGGTTTACGAGGGAGAACAGCGTTACGACATGGTAGTTCGCCTGTCTCAGGAAAACCGTCAGGGTATTGATGACGTTAA is a window encoding:
- a CDS encoding CusA/CzcA family heavy metal efflux RND transporter; its protein translation is MLKKIIQFSIQNKLVIGLFTLALIAWGIYSLKQLPIDAVPDITNNQVQVITLSPSLASQEIERLISYPVEQSMSTIPEIQQVRSISRFGLSVVTIVFHDDVDIYWARQQVNEKLAEAKNNIPGGLGNPEISPISTGLGEIYQYVIHAKPGFEKKYTALELRSIQDWIVRKQLLGTPGIAEVNSFGGLLKQYEIALDPDKLRSFNLSINDVFTSLEQNNQNTGGAYIDKKPNAYFIRSEGFVGSISDINKIVVKNSPSGIPVLIRDIANVQIGNSIRYGALTRATPEAQGEAVGGIVMMLKGANANNVVKQVKLKIERISKTLPEGVVVEPFLDRSALVDRAMGTVAKNLIEGALIVIFVLVLFLGNFRAGLVVASVIPLAMLFAISMMNLFGVSGNLMSLGAIDFGLIVDGAVIIVEATMHHLGMRKAGRMTQEEMDKEVYESAVKIRSAAAFGEIIILIVYLPILALVGIEGKMFGPMAQTVSFAILGAFLLSMTYVPMVSALFLSKNPTHKRNFSDRMMDFFHKYYHPMIKGALKRRMAVTITSIALLVVSLFVFSRMGGEFIPNLEEGDFAVETRLLTGSSLSQTIDKVNQASAILVKKFPEVKEVVGKIGAAEIPTDPMPMEACDLTIILKDKKEWTSAKTREELTEMMSDALKEVAGVSFGFSQPIQLRSNELISGVRQDIGIKIFGDDLTALTDFSKKIGSIVSSVEGAKDLYLEQAEGLPQIVVKINRDRIAQYGLSVETVNQALNAAFAGQSAGLVYEGEQRYDMVVRLSQENRQGIDDVKNVFVTAPNGNQVPLEQLADVEFKIGPNQIQREDTKRRIIVGLNVRGRDIASVVEEIQTKIEQQVKLPAGYYITYGGQFENLREATKRLSVAVPVALLLILLLLYFSFGSIKQSLLIFSAIPMAAIGGIFALLLRGMPFSISAGVGFIALFGVAVLNGIVLITEFNRLKKIGKYTLNEIVLKGTELRLRPVLMTATVASLGFLPMAISTAAGAEVQKPLATVVIGGLLTSTILTLIVLPVLYTYFESWKGKTKSIPATAIAIIISCLLFFSPTAKAQIPGQTLTMTQAIETAIKNNQAVKSSGLQINQQQALRGSSTDLGKTSFDIQYGQFNSIRKDNNFSVSQSIPNPGVFKNQRGLYDARIKSAEINLAVTQKELSYQVKSAYTQLAYFVALQDLYKSQDSVYSNFAKAASLRYKAGETNLLESTTAETQYNEVLNQMSKNRSDILAYTAELQRLLNSQDIIEIAKDQFKQDEYNNLALDSAISANPLLALQKQQIVVADKALALEKARSGPDFTVGYFNQSIIGTQNVNGNDQYFSGSKRFQGVQAGISLPIFFKPFSSRIKAARIEKQVAESQFNLFETNLQGQYKQAYQDLQKNARSIDYYKKSALPNVNLILKQSQIAFQNGEIGYVEYLQALRTYSEIRFNYLQAINQYNQSVYTLQYLMGI